The genomic region GGGGTATGAAGTTCTGGAGTTTAGAAAGGGATTTTGTTGGTGTTGTTGCCTCTTCAGTGAATATTTCTCAAATGATACTGCTGGGATTTGATTGTATTCTTCTACTGGGAATAACAAAAATGTAGTGTGAAATTTGACGTGGTTTCAAATACTCGTGATACGCAGCAATGCAACCCACAGAAACAAACATTTAACATCCCTGGGTTAACGGTGGGGGTGGGATGAGGATGGGCATTGTGGCATAGTGATTAGTGTAGTGCCAagctttacagcaccagagatgcaggttcaattcccactgctgcctgtaatgagtctgtacattctccgtgtccctgagtgggtttcctctcacattcccaagaatgggttagtaggttaattggtcacttgggtgtaTGTAGGTGCTGTGGGCCCATtgaactggaagggcctgttactgtactcTGTCTCTGAATAAATTATTCAGCCATCTACACCTGCTACTCCATACTTCAGAAGGCCACAGTAATGGATAATTGGAGGAACAAATTCAAAAATTGTTAGTGTAAAGATGGATAAAATTATTGATTTCACTTCGATTTTTAAAATGATTGGTACAAAGGTAAATTATTGAGAGTATTTTTTATCTTAACCCTCGGGTATGAATCCAAACAAGTGGACACCCGAAACTTCAAATGGCCTTGTGATCAAATTTCATTGCTTTATGTAAATTATATTGGTTAAATATAATtaagtgggtagtggctccatatgtcactactacagggcgtgacaACCCTGCCTTACATGagtcctgggctcagctggctcaGGCTGACAGTACccagtatgggcccctatccagggttacggatcccactgccttgtgggtatcctcaggagaagagaaggctaaggagtaaaccctacacaaatccggagtggagcccctaaggtggttggatgacgtatcacgtcacctcccggcagctcctgcagccaagctgatgccaaatataCCGCTTTGCATttctttggaccacatccgcgaggccaagagggggatcttgatgtctgggcagcccaggatctccatattctttgcccaggtctgcgccccaaGGGCACATCCATTGTATACTTAGACAGACCGATCCATGATTGGTGAAATGTCCTAATTTTGAGAAGAGTTGGCAATTCAAAGATAACCTAAAAATTATTACTTTTAGTTTAGCAATTAACATCTTTCTTTTCCTACTCCTTCTTTGGTAGTGCCTCAAGATCAAGGGTTAACttgcttccactctatctgtgcagtGACAATGctgatgtggaaactacagatttccaaaaaaaaaggaaaaatctgTTTGACTAAATGAAAAAAGGGGCCAGTGGTAAACTAGGTGCTTCTTCCTCTGGACTTCAATGTGCTTTTAATGCATGGACacaagattcaaaggttcatttattatcaaagtactgcaTGTAtccatgtacaactctgagatttgtcttctctagaaagccacaaaacaaaaaaacataaaAGTCTTTCAGATTGTGAGTATAAATACAGTTTAAATACttgaaaaatgaaataaaattaatGAATGGTGAAAAAAACACATAAGGAGAGTCAGTTACGGTGATTCAAAATTCAAGTAATTTTATTAacgaagtacatacagtatatgtcaccttatactatcctgagattcattttctggcaggcattcacaataaatacaaagaaacacgatagaatcaatgagaaactgcacaagacaaatgtgcaaaagacaacaaactgctaatacaaaaaacacaaacaaaataataataataagttaacaagcaataaatatcaagaacatgagatgaagattccttgaaggtgagtccacaggCTATGGGGACAGGTCAGTCGATTGCATTTGAGAGCAGTTATCCTCTCTAATTCACgagtctgatagttgaggggtaataattattcctgaatatggtggtgtgggtcctgaggctcctgtacttccttcctgatggcaacagcaaaaagagagcatggcctggatgggtccttaatgatggatgctgctttcctgctctTTGTAGAGGTACTCAATGGTAGGGGGGGTTatatctgtgatggactaggctgtgtcAACTACTGTTTGCAGGCTTCTCCATTCATtgacattgatgtttccataccaaactgtaatgcaaccagtcaatatactctccattgggcatctatagaagtttgtcaaagttttagatgaattAGCAAATCTTTGTAAACCTCTGAGAAAGTAGAATTGCAtgacgtgccttctttgtaatgggacTTGCGTGCTGGTCCCAGGGCAGATTGTCTGAAATGATAAGAATTTCAAGTTGCagaccctttctctctctctgatcccctgatgggaACTGTTCTCCTCCTGTAGTtaacaatcatctctttggttttgctgactttgagtgagaggttgttgttcagcagattttcaatctccctcctatatgctgatttgtcaccacctttggtcAATGACAATGATTTCATCAGCAAAtgaaaatatgacattggagctgtgcttaaccccacagtcgtaagtataaagtgagtaaggcagtgggctaagctcacagccttgtggtgcacctgtgctgatggtgattgtggagaagtTATTGTCAACACAAACTGACTAATATCTGCAAATTAGGAAATCGAGAATCCAGatgcacaaggaggcattgagacctaggtcttggagcttatttgttagttttgaggggatgatagtactgaaagccgagctgtagtcaatgaagaacatccttaggtatgtatcttcactgtccaggtgtTTCAGAGTTGggagaagagccaatgaaatggcatctgctgtggacctggcAAACTGGAGTGAATCCAAgacacttctcaggcaggagttgatatgtttcattatcAAATCCTcgtaagtgctactgggcgatggtCATTGAGGAAGGTTACCAGGTTGTGCAATACTGCAAGACATGCTTCAGCTCTGCAACCTGGATTCCTCCAGTTAAGTCATAGCCAATGTAAGCATAATAAGGACATGCTACAAACATTCAGGTCATTAGAGAGTGACAGCAGATAACACATTGAGTTTGGAGCTGTTGCCAAAACTGGAAAATGTTGTAAGTGAACAGATTTTAACAGAAGCACCAAAATGGTAAAAGAGGAATTAAAACACAGTGAAAAAATGTAAGTGACTAAGGCAAAATAAGTACCATGTGATTGAAGACAATCATATAAAATTAAGAAGTAGTATTTACAGTACATGGCACAGAGAGGTAACTAACTGTGGCTGATGGTGTAATACAGTTTTACTGATCTGATCACAAAATAGCCATTTTCTCAGAATTTAACAGTTTTTTCCAGAATAAAACCTTGCACTTATGTCAGACCCTTACAGATTCAGAACATCTTAGTGTTACACAGTTCAAGTACTTTTCAATGTTTTGCCCTCAAGGAAATACAAGAGAATGGAACGGACCTCCAGAAACATTTTCACCTGAAAAGTGGTAGTTTGGACCATATTGCTTTGCATTAGTACCACACTGAGCAGAAGtctaggttttcatgcacaagtTTCTTGAGTTGGGCTTGAACTGCGAACCTTCTGACTCAGAGGTATCGGTTCCATCTACTGAAGCACAGTTCACACTTGGTAAATTCAGTGGAATTATGTGCTGCTCAGTTAATTTCACACATTACAAAATCCCCCAAAGCCAAAATTACTCAGTGGCAGCCTGTTGTGTATAAATAAAATGTCACATTTCCTGTTGGTAACAGTGATGACACTTTCAAAGCATTTGTTTGGTTGTACTGTGCTTTGGGACATTCTGAAATTCAAAGAGGCCCAACAAAAACACAAgtatttttgaatggaaaataaaattggAAAGGACTTATTTGGCTGTGAAGTTAATGTAAATAGTCAAAATTACCCTCTCTATTCCTTAATTCTTTGATATTTATGATTATATCtctgatttagattatgaagacacgtagtcctcttttattgtcatttagtaatgcatgcattaagaaatgatagaatatttcctccggtgtgatatcacaaagcacaggacagaccaagactgaaaaaactgacaaaattacataattaaaacatatagttacaaacagtgcaacaataccataacttgatgaagaagtccatgagcacagtaaaaagttcaaagtctctcaaatgtcccacatctcacacaaacgggagaaggaagaaaaactctccctgccatgcccgaccacaatccgtctctgagtcatccgaaaacttcgagcctctgaatcagctctccaacaccgagtactgagcgccatctctgtccgaacgattcaacctcaattTGATTTTTGTTAGGGACTAAATTAGTGTGACTTCTTTTGAGACCAACAATGGAGATGCCAGTGAGAAAAGTAAATTTTCACAAAAGTTTACAGAGAACCAAAACACGCTTTGACATTAATAGTgcccaacactttcatttctgaaTCAAAGTACCAATCCATTCCCTCAAATCTCGGTAGTCAAGGAAACTTCCCTACAACTAGTGACTATCAGACCGTAATTTACTATCTTGACAAAAGAAGTGCTGGATTCCTGAGAAATGTTTTGGGAAAAGGTCTAAGGCAGGCATTATATACCTGAGGGTTTGGTGACCAGTCAGTTTCATTGAGCGTTTGTATTATTTGTTGGTATACTTTCTTGAACTTTGCCTTTGAATCCTCATTTTGTGAGGACTAATGAAGGAACATGCTGTTCTTTCAGAAATCTATTATAAGGTTTCCATGCCCAGTATTTTGTCTTCCAGGGCTGCAGTGGAGCACAAGATAGAGGGGTTGGAAACCACATATAAAATCAAATAATCAAGTAATTTACATAAGTCACTGCACAGACCTGGACCTTATTTTGGTTGGTTCACCAGTTAGGTGAAGCATCACACTAATAATGTTTGGACAGGGAGTGTGAATGAGTTACCTGAATTCAAGGGGCACCTGGACTCAAGCGATCCCAGGTGTCAGCTTTGAAGGTCTAAGATTGATGGGCAGGTCATGGTGTCTCACTGTTTGGTGCTGGGGATGATAGTGTCACTGCTTGATGGTTCCAGAGGTATGGTGTCTCCAGGCTTGGAAATCTCACAGCTAGATGTCCCTCCATGTCATGACGCCAGGACACTGATTTTTCCAAAGCTGACAATAGCAAAGTTTAGtgttccaagggttgaaatggaTGCCAGAGGAATATTTTGTGCAGAGGTCTATTCCACACCTCAGTAATTGTGGCTCCAACAATCCTTAATAAGATTGACATCACCTACTCAATTGGCGCCTTCATCTGCCACCCCAAGCATTCATTACCTCCACCAGGGTGCAATTACTGCAGTGTATACCATCAACAAAATCTACTGCAGTCACTTTTCTaggctggagacacaagagactgcagatactgaaatctggagcaacaaatagtGGGTTGAGCagaatctgtggaaggaaaggactGTCACAAAACATtgtcaattcctttcctcccaccgatgctgctcaacccagCCAATTGGTTGTTGCTCTGGTTGTCAAGGTCATCACTTTCAGTGCCCCTTTCAGATTAAAATCTTTGAACCAAGGGCAAGAGAAGACCTGGATTGAATAGTATGGGGGAAACTCATACTGGGTATCAGTTACAAGGTTACTGATGACGAAATGTCACTTGACATCACCATCAACAATACGTCCGATCACTTTGCTGATGATCGGTCTTGCTCTCTGTGCATAGGACATACCTGGGTGATTTTGGGTAGAAAACAGTGTTGGAACAGCACTGGAACAGCTTGGAAGAGCCTCAGCCAGTTCTGGAGGCAGGTCTTCTACACTGTGGGAAGAATGTTGCCTGATCCATTGCCTCTGCTGAATTCAGTGCTGTCAAATATTTCTTGCCTTCATCTGGAGTAAACTGAATGAGATGACTGACTCCCTTGTTGGCTTTTTTCTGCACAGGAAGCCAAGGTGATTCATGTACTCAGTACATTTGGCTGAACATGGCTACACATACTTTGCCATGTCTTTATCAATCATATTACTGAGAATCTTGAACCCCAGCTTCATCCTTACTGTAGCCACCACTGTTTATGGTCAGATGTGGTAGGATTGTAGAGCTTTGGTTATGAAAACACTTATCTTTCTTTATTGCATGCTGTTTTCCTGTTTAGCATGCATATTGTCTTATGTTGCAGCTGGCTGACAAAACCTTGTTTTTAAGTGTATCTAGTGCTGGTCTCAATATGCCCTTCTGCATTTATCATTGAACAAATGACAATTCCCTAGCTTAAAATTATgtgaaataagagcaggagtagaccatttagTGCTTCAAGCATTGTCCGCAATTCATGAAAATCGTGACTGAATATCTACTTTGGAGGTATTTTCTTAAATTATCCCCCAATTCTTTGATTCCTTCAATATCCAGCAATCCATTGACCTCTGTCTTAAAAGACGATAAAACCTGAGCCTCCACTTCCCATAAGGATAGGGCATTCTCAGCATGACaaaaattttcctcatctatctttAAATACCAGCACGTTATTTTGACACTACTTCCAGACAGGGAAAATCCTGATGCAGAATCTTGACCCAAAAAGTTGACCAACTCTTtgcctgcatagatgctgcctgacccactgagttcctccaacagtttgctttttgctccagatttcagcatctgcagtctctcttgtgtctcccAAAACCATTTTGTTTTTGAACCAAacatactcactggagtttggcaACACTTCGACTACTTTCTCTAAAGTGGActtgtttttcattgcacctgtggaTACTGATACTTGTGTACATGACAATAAGCCAATTCCAATCCAGGTATCAGTTCAGTAAAGATTCACTGTGCTCCCTCAATGGCAAATAGATCTTTTTTTGTAAAGGTAAGAATGACATCCACTCGACCCCCCATCAGTGACATCCTCCCAGGCCCCACTGGACCGAAAAACAAGTTACTTCCTTCAAaccgtcaggctgatcaacagcttcacccattaacccaccccaccaacACTACATCCACATCACCTAGCGTCACTTTTTGTACATAACAGTTACTTGTTTAATATCACAATGTTTTGTTTTGTGTTCAAAAGTGGATAACCATACATCTGCCGTACTCCTGTCCACTCTCTCAGCGTGCCCTTGAGGGCACTCCAGAACCTCTTCCTTCCTCACACCTGGTTTTATACGAGTGATACATGTGATAATATGAGACATCAGCCAAATCGTGGCAACATTGGGAATGGCTGAGATGCAAGCATCAATGCCTGTCGTACTCGGAGGAGGGAAAGCTTTCTGCACCCAGGCAGCCACGAGCTGCTGCCGTCACCGTTTGACGGCATCGCTCGCTGTGACGTCACAACCAGCGTTAGTGGGGACATCAACTGTTGGCCGAGCATCGGCTCACATCGGGTGGGCAGATATTCCAGAACGGGGAGCCGGTGAGAGAAAAGGGTTGGGCGAAGTGAGTGACAGGCCTTTGGGGCAGGGGCGGGGCTGAGCGAGTGACGAAACGACAAGATGAACGAATGACAGCCCGGCGACGAAGGCGAGAACGGAAAGGGGCGGGGCGGAGGAATGAGTGACGGGCCGTTGAGCGTAGGGGAAGGTCGGAGGAATGAGTGACGGGCCGTTGAGCGTTGGGGAAGGGCGGAGGAATGAGTGACGGGCCGTTGAGCGGAGGAAAAGGGCGGAGGAATGAGTGACGGGCCGTTGGGAATAGAGGCGGGGCGGAGGAATGAGTGACGGGCCGTTGAGCGTTGGGGAAGGGCGGAGGAATGAGTGACGGGCCGTTGAGCGGAGGGGAAGGGCGGAGGAATGAGTGACGGGCCGTTGGGAATAGAGGCGGGGCGGAGGAATGAGTGACGGGCCGTTGAGCGTTGGGGCGGGGCGGAGGAATGAGTGACGGGCCGTTGAGCGGAGGGGAAGGGCGGAGGAATGAGTGACGGGCCGTTGAGTATGGGGCTGAGTAGAAATGATTGAGACTGTGATGGTGTTTGGGCAGTAACGACGATATTCGACGAGCAATTGGCTAATCTGAAAGGACGAATGGTAGCATTCAACAACAACGGGATTACAATCTGTGTGTATGTGATTCCTCCCACAGATTAACATCCAAACCCAACAATTTTGTACCAATCAGGGCCGAAACCGGATTACCTGGGACACCTGGCCCCACCTCTTAGCACCAATCACCCGAGAAGAGTTGACAATTTGTCGAGTGCATTGGGTCACCTGATTTCCTGAAAATAGTGCTCCCGTGTGTTATGACGAAAAGGATGAAGACGGAGTATATGAAGAAATTTAAAGGACCAAAATGGGACAACTGCGGCAGCTGCTATTCCGATCTGGTGCAGTATCGTAACATGCGGAGGATATTGGAGCAAGCGCACATTCCTTTTGTTTGGACCGGCTGGGACACCAGTTCCAACTCCAGCAGTGGCGCGTCCACCCCAAGGGTACAAGAACAACCTTGGGGTACAAACTGTCCCACAGACAGCTTGCTGCCTGCGCCCCAAGAACCCGGGGAGCCTCCGCCTGCCGAGCGTTCGCGTTCCGAGCCTCCGCCTGCCGAGCGATCGCGGACCGAGCCTCCGCCTGCCGAGCGTTCGCGGACCGAGCCTCCGCCTGCCGAGCGTTCGCGGACCGAGCCTCCGCCTGCCGAGCGTTCGCGGACCGAGCCTCCGCCTGCCGAGCGTTCGCGGACCGAGCCTCCGCCTGCCGAGCGTTCGCGGACCGAGCCTCCGCCTGCCGAGCGTTCGCGGACCGAGCCTCCGCCTGCCGAGCGTTCGCGGACCGAGCGTTCCCTTACCTTAGAATGCCATCCTTTGGGTAAGTTTTAAAAGCAATACTGGACGCTCAGATAGATACTCGGCGACGAAGTGCTTTCCGttaaccttcccccccccccgccattctaAAGTAATATTTTTCTTCATCCAGCAGTGTATTTACCGATTTGTTCGCGGTGAAGCACTGTTGATTCAGGTTGCAACTTTTGCTGACCTCTCCTCTCCACTCTGAACATCACCGTTCAAATTTAGTTACTGTCCAAAATGCACGCTATCCGTACGTTTGCTGACTTGCATTGTGTTGTGCTGTTTCTCAGTCACCTAATAATGAAAATAGGGGCAATAATATCCATTATATCCTTCAGGTCTGCCTGGCCACTCAATCCTATTATTCCTGATGATCTACCACAATATTATATCTCTGCACTTTTCACATTCTGCATCTATAAACATATCTGTCTCCTTAAAGATATCAAGccccttggcctctacagcctcaGTTAAACAGTTTCTGCATATGATGAATCCCTTGCTATgatgtccccccccccacccagccgAGGTATGCAGCTTCCTGCATCCTGGCTCCCAACTCTTGTCGGAATTTTATAAATTCCAAATACAACTCTTCTCATTCTTAACTCTAAATAAAAACCTATTAATAAGCACGGACCTAATGCGTGCTGATGTGGAGATCATCCCAGTGAATCTTtggtgtgcccccccccccccataagtaTATATTTTCTGTGTCAGCTAACCCAACTGTGTACACTACTCCAGATGTCATCTCATCTGGGTCCTGTATAATATTTAGTGACACatcttgctcctgtacttgaGTGCACCAAATGTTGTATGACCTGGGCTTAATATTGAATTCTTTAAAAATGttccttttttccctttttttaatgcatgtagtCTGGTTTGCTGAACATATAACAGTATGTCAGAACAATATCAGTCTCAAATTCCAGAACACTGGCCAAAGAGATGAAGGTCTCTCAGATGAAATTTCTCTCCATAGAAACCGACTAGTAGTTTTACCACACTTTTCCATTTTCGGGTTTTTATTTATCTTGCATAAATCAAACCAGTTTGGCAAGTCCCATCATTAACATCTATTTACAAAGGCCTAGTAACCTTATGTGCTGATAATGATCACCATTAATTCATTGTTGTCTCATCCTATTGCAGACATTCCCATTGTTTACATTCCTTTCCCACATTGCTGCCTGCTGACATCCTTGCATTGTCTGGCAATCACAgatcttgaattgaattgacttaagtacttacacccttcacatacatgaggagtaaaaatctttatgttacatctcagtctaaatgtgcaatttatattaatttataataaacagtatgtacaacaggatagtcagtataacagaaatacagttgtgtcagcacgagttaagcagtctgatggcctggtggaagaagctgttccagagcctattggtcctggcagGAATTGTTGAAattctccaacattttctgtttgatTCAAATTTTCAGTAtcggcaattaaaaaaaaatcattttgccaTTATAAAACAGATGCACTAGGAGCATTACTGGATAAATTACAAGTGCCCACATTCCCAGTGAACTAAACCTGGAATATTTGGGAATATAATTTCTAATGAATTACATGAAAAGCTTAAGCTTTATAAAAAGGTTAAATCTACAAAATTGTGTTGGAAAAATGGTAACCACAAGGCAGAGATTTAAGACAAATAGAAAATTATTTGGAAAATATTGTCAGTGAATAAGTAAATGTAGTGtatttgaattttctgcagacgtTTTGGTACAGGGCCTTGGGAGGTTGTTAAATTAGAGGGTACTGTTTTGGAGGAGATACTAGAATGGATTATGGATTGGATAAAGGGTAGAGAATAAATATTAGTTTTTGATTGTAATTAGTGGAGTATTGCACGGATCCCAAGCTGTTCATATTCTTTGTTaaggatttggaaaagggaatgaATCAGCTGTGTGAAATACAAGTTGGCTGATGTCCACAAAGCCAGGTCGCATTGTgagtgtgaggaggatgttaagaggatTCAGGAGATTTGAAGAGATTCATCAATTGGGCAAGGATATGATGCATgaaatatttgtgtgtgtgtgtggtggaggGGAATGAGGTCAACCACTTTAACCAGTTTAAaaacaaagatttttttaaatatgaGAAATGGAAAAGTCTTGATATTGATCACTGAAGTTCAATAATGAGTTGGAAGAGGATTTGAGTTTGAGAATGCTCGATTACAGGTTTCCTGGTGATGCTACCTAAAGAAAATATTAGTTGAGGGAGGGCAGTGAAATGTCATGAGATTGGTTCTGagagtgagagggaagagatttagCAGACTGAGCCTATACTTGGAAGATTGAGAGCTTTCAAACTTACTTTGCTGGACTTGATGAGCTCGAGTCTGGAACCAGGATCACAATATCAAAGTAAGGGTCAAgcattctggaaaggtgtaatttTTTCTGACGTAGTGATTGTTGGAATTCTGTAGCCAAATGGCTTGTGGAGGTTCAGTCAGTCACTgcggttggtttattattgttgcatgtaGCAAGATGCAGTGAGAAGCTTGACTGTTCAAACAAATGGCTTGTGGAGGTTCAGTCAGTCACTgcggttggtttattattgttgcatgtaGCAAGATGCAGTGAGAAGCTTGACTGTTCAAacagatcagttcat from Mobula birostris isolate sMobBir1 chromosome 8, sMobBir1.hap1, whole genome shotgun sequence harbors:
- the LOC140201370 gene encoding centriole, cilia and spindle-associated protein-like, which encodes MTKRMKTEYMKKFKGPKWDNCGSCYSDLVQYRNMRRILEQAHIPFVWTGWDTSSNSSSGASTPRVQEQPWGTNCPTDSLLPAPQEPGEPPPAERSRSEPPPAERSRTEPPPAERSRTEPPPAERSRTEPPPAERSRTEPPPAERSRTEPPPAERSRTEPPPAERSRTEPPPAERSRTERSLTLECHPLEKEMTVEGNQKDKSDQQSKGEVCNYRRVKSGSLEKSHKTSQVAPATVRTKEMKPPFAMYGWAEKEMEIGCKKTYNVAASALRGQIYESAVRAHDRRQVQRAMRVSRTRHRGTELRSNRAADHWCKTLPSHKPTSQHSCIQALKPTGLDNPWLSEYMRCFSTRSF